A single region of the Xiphias gladius isolate SHS-SW01 ecotype Sanya breed wild chromosome 17, ASM1685928v1, whole genome shotgun sequence genome encodes:
- the adora2b gene encoding adenosine receptor A2b, whose protein sequence is MHTFYIVIEVVIAVLSISGNVLVCWAVAINTTLKNVTNYFLVSLAVADILVGCLAIPFAITISIGIRLDFYGCLFLACFLLVLTQSSIFSLLAIAIDRYLAVKIPLRYKELMTGKTAREIIAILWILSFVIGLIPFFGWNLKYSSCGNNSSGVDNTTNAGFTQRPSGGGDLLRSCKLQCFFESVVDMHYMVYFNFFVCVLLPLLIMLGIYLKIFTVARKQLRQIELKCVGNGDSHHHGLLQKEIRAAKSLSIIVGLFAVCWLPVHILNCLTLFYRELQRPEVVMYVAIILSHANSAVNPIIYAYRIQDFRNTFRKILSQHFLCRREELYHSSNSSRGNRDQIHMTIDPLL, encoded by the exons ATGCATACGTTCTATATCGTGATTGAAGTAGTAATTGCTGTTCTCTCCATATCCGGCAACGTACTGGTTTGCTGGGCTGTCGCCATCAACACCACTTTGAAGAACGTCACCAACTATTTTCTGGTGTCTCTGGCTGTGGCTGATATCCTGGTCGGTTGCCTCGCCATCCCCTTCGCCATAACCATCAGCATCGGCATACGTCTGGACTTCTATGGATGCCTCTTCCTGGCCTGTTTTCTCTTGGTACTCACACAGAGCTCCATCTTCAGTCTCCTTGCCATCGCGATAGACAGATATCTGGCTGTCAAAATTCCTCTAAG gTACAAGGAGTTAATGACAGGAAAGACTGCAAGAGAGATCATTGCTATTTTATGGATCCTCTCTTTTGTTATTGGCCTCATTCCTTTCTTTGGCTGGAACCTGAAGTACTCCAGTTGTGGGAACAACAGCTCTGGGGTGGACAACACTACAAACGCTGGCTTCACGCAGCGGCCGAGTGGCGGAGGAGACTTACTACGGAGTTGCAAGCTCCAGTGCTTCTTTGAGAGTGTGGTGGACATGCACTACATGGTCtactttaatttctttgtctgtgtgctgcttCCTCTGCTCATCATGCTGGGCATCTACCTGAAGATCTTCACCGTGGCCAGGAAGCAGCTGAGACAAATCGAGCTCAAGTGCGTGGGCAACGGGGACAGCCACCACCACGGGCTGCTGCAGAAGGAGATCCGGGCCGCCAAATCTCTCTCCATTATCGTAGGACTGTTCGCCGTCTGCTGGCTGCCCGTCCACATCCTCAACTGCCTCACGCTGTTTTACAGGGAGCTGCAGAGGCCGGAGGTTGTCATGTACGTGGCCATCATTCTGTCTCATGCCAACTCTGCGGTCAACCCCATCATCTACGCTTACCGCATCCAGGACTTCAGGAACACCTTCCGCAAGATCCTGTCCCAACACTTCCTGTGCCGCAGGGAGGAGCTGTACCACAgctccaacagcagcagaggcaacAGAGACCAAATCCACATGACCATCGACCCTCTGCTATAG
- the zswim7 gene encoding zinc finger SWIM domain-containing protein 7, with translation MRSLLPTVAEQLFQDIQKSYQETSQIPDDLLIALKFVFGPCALQALDLVDQRSVTCLSSPSGRKVFQVMGGSGRLYTCFVSCHYCPCPAFAYTVLRRNEGLLCKHILAAYLFQAMGVTQQDSVSDQQMSMLLSGTAAP, from the exons ATGCGTTCACTTTTACCTACAGTGGCTGAACAACTTTTCCAAGATATCCAGAAATCATACCAGGAAACGTCTCAAA ttcCCGATGACCTGCTTATTGC GCTGAAGTTTGTCTTCGGCCCTTGTGCTCTACAGGCTTTGGACCTGGTCGACCAACGTTCAGTCACCTGTCTGTCATCTCCTAGTGGACGCAAGGTCTTCCAG GTAATGGGAGGATCAGGGCGTTTGTACACTTGTTTTGTCTCCTGTCACTATTGCCCATGCCCAGCCTTCGCTTACACTGTGCTCCGCAGAAATGAAGGCCTGCTG TGCAAACACATCCTGGCTGCCTACCTTTTTCAGGCCATGGGTGTGActcagcaggacagtgtgtcTGATCAGCAGATGTCCATGCTGCTCAGCGGGACAGCAGCCCCCTGA